GACAGCAGCCCGCGCGCCCCGGTCTTTTCCTTGTTCGCCCTGCCGGCGAGCACGCGCAGCGCCTCGTCGGTGAAATCGAGCTCGATCCCGTAGGACTTGAAGTCCATCTTTTTACCCAGCACCACGGTGGAGTACTTGTTTTTGAGTATCCTGAACAATCCGTCCTCGGACATTTCGTTCAGGACGACCGTGACGGGAAGCCTGCCCACGAACTCGGATTCGAACCCGAACTGGATGAGGTCCTCGGTCGTTACCTTTTTGAACAGGTTCTGGACGTCTTCCCGCCGTGCGCCCGCCTTCTCGAAGCCTATCGACTGCATGTTCATGCGGCGCCGGATGATTTCCGTAAGCCCGCCAAACGCGCCCGATACGATGAAGAGGATGTTCCTGGTATTGATTTTCTTACGGGTGACCTTGCCGGTGCGCTGCGCCTCCATGGCCGCCTCGACCTGCGAGGCGAGGTCGTGCGGTGTCTTTAAATCGACGTCGGATTCCTCCATGAGCTTGAGGAGGTTCCGCTGCACGCCGGTGCGCGATACGTCCGGTCCCACGAGGCTCCCGGACGACGCGATCTTGTCGATCTCGTCAAGGTAGATGATGCCGTACTCGGCACGGCTGATATCGCCGTCGGCCTCGTGCACCAGTTCCCTCACCAGGTCTTCCACGTCGCCGCCCACGTACCCGGTTTCGCTGAACTTGGTCGCGTCCGCCTTTACGAACGGCACGCCTATCTTCTTCGCGATGAGTTTTATGATGTAGGTCTTGCCTACGCCCGTGGGGCCTATGAGCAACATGTTGCTCTTGATGTTGCCCAGGATACGCTCTTCCTCGGGAATCGATTTCTCGAGCTTCATCCGGTTGAAGTGCGTGCACACCTTGGTCGCGATGATCTCGACCGCGCCCGCCTGATCCACCACGTACCGGTTAAGGTAGCTCTCCAGCTCTTCGGGCTTGATGCTGAAATTCACATCCCCCCGATGGCCCGCGGCGCCGGTTTTACCGCCCACCGTTTCCGCGCTGGGATTTGGGCCCTCGGTCAGGTCGCTTTTCAGGAGCTCCTCGAGATCCTTGTTGGTTTCATACGCTGGTTTCGTCATTTGTTCGTTTCCCCTGGCATCTGGCTCGCATCGTGTACTGCCGCCTATTCCCGTATCTATTCCTGCGGGATGTATAAAAATACAAAACAATTATGGGCCAAAAATAAAAAATTTCACTTTTTAAGAAAAAATGCTTGCCATATACTACACATAAATATACTATATATTTGTAAGGAACACGGAGGTGTAGTATGGTGTCTATCCAGGGCGAACTTATAATGAACCGACCTTCAGGGGAACAGGCGGTGTCCCTCAAGGTATGCCCCGAATGCGGCGCACGGCTGGTTCCCGAATCGGGCTGTTTCTACTGCAGATCGTGCGGCTATTCTCCGTGCAAAGTTTAAGGATGCGGATTGCAGATAATCAAATCGCAACTCTTAGAGAAGCGAAGCGTCAACGGATTTCGGGGTTCCGATAAAACCACAGGTTGATCGGGCTCAAGCGTCGGCCATGATTACAAGGCAGCGGGTGCACACTAAACGTCAACTACAGGAGCGATATGAACGGTTATGAATTCAATGCAACTGGTTTTCATGCTCAGGGTCCCGGGCCGCGGGCTGGATATCCGTATACTGCTCAGGGACAGGAAATTGCTCCTGGTCGTAAGGAGAACCGCTCCGC
This window of the Spirochaetota bacterium genome carries:
- a CDS encoding AAA family ATPase, with translation MTKPAYETNKDLEELLKSDLTEGPNPSAETVGGKTGAAGHRGDVNFSIKPEELESYLNRYVVDQAGAVEIIATKVCTHFNRMKLEKSIPEEERILGNIKSNMLLIGPTGVGKTYIIKLIAKKIGVPFVKADATKFSETGYVGGDVEDLVRELVHEADGDISRAEYGIIYLDEIDKIASSGSLVGPDVSRTGVQRNLLKLMEESDVDLKTPHDLASQVEAAMEAQRTGKVTRKKINTRNILFIVSGAFGGLTEIIRRRMNMQSIGFEKAGARREDVQNLFKKVTTEDLIQFGFESEFVGRLPVTVVLNEMSEDGLFRILKNKYSTVVLGKKMDFKSYGIELDFTDEALRVLAGRANKEKTGARGLLSVFEKALIKFEKTLPSTEITQLQVDKSVVDEPEAALRKMLLNDNIKSFQKNFLVKFGIYIEFDRDAAERIQEIAIANHKSVNQVCEDLFHDYPYGIKLMGLENFRIPGEAIDNPSHYLDEYVRKNFKKKV